The following coding sequences are from one Scylla paramamosain isolate STU-SP2022 chromosome 21, ASM3559412v1, whole genome shotgun sequence window:
- the LOC135110966 gene encoding trichohyalin-like isoform X35 → MVSAHNWRLACIACPSLPVLYALTSSDLETDATLLITDNRAYGWPPKGSGIREPSKSESPGSERQWQGDSWRRPNRWDQSPQTPTQQSMPSTPQPVQSAEPQANLVRDLNYFPYWDNDPPDQSPEGEPPVNSTMSVHAGDGDTLTGSENPTPWRKSSQHRNESPVASQPQHKSTLTWTPVQPATDSKQQQQANTNPPAKMSATVLRKRSADPPLAPQNECVTRVSQGQTDQGENREVRQPQQIRTRKIDTEPQNDRNSTDNNTKNKQEATDARPPIKRWRSRDETNPVKPRDDLTDRKNIFQRENSRDEERFRQEREKREELRNKRDELRRREQTEREKREELRKTEQEKEQENRSSIDDIRKRHEREREELRRLQEERDRQEAQMRQKSERDKIVNQQMNEKAEKDKQTGLNNQNKPLLRKTSRPEPEEVLRKTSRPEPEVLRKTSQLEPEQLLRKTSRPEPEEVLRKTSKPEPEVLRKTSRPEPEERVRKTSHPEPERMLKKTSRPEPEEVLRKTSRPEPEGLRKTSKPEPEGLLRKTSKIEPEEVLRKTSKLEPEGLLRKTSRPEPEGTLRKISKPESEGAQRKTSQPEPERVLRKTSGQETSEAPRKTSNQEPDKMCRKTSTEQMLKRSSKQEPEELLGKTSKQESDNEEPECLQDRVSRFGVQLRSRKQSNPPPPPKGPLPSESEEDLALMNDKNKLSNIKNKWESKIQNENEQRDRRRSLTQKPNKMENETSRKESMIENKPESRVETNETEKKPIKNSQTAPGKQLTQDQKDTQSKEGLQGKKDPSNKLVMHPTDQKERASEKPKDKDEKDSTEKVKQGLFFQDIKLKKAKTNIPEKTRPENKNFLEEVKLRKVETKPRPVHRVNSVVEFSDDEDDFLEERETPQPTPQTNTPDEGSGPPPPPPMPGLPPPPPPQPGSHPKRPTSAVKKQKLDQLKKAARSRPDWNGLLRDIESGIKLRRLPSCDKMDRSTPMLPNSRGKGGKFVYESEKPMAHNQLLHEIHRGVKLRKVKTNDRSKPCFKALGVKKLRRQLTMENINKLESIPSSSDEEEDIDKMRDDLQATKGQLEDEIKNRKKLERESKIYKIDIAALQAEVKRLKRQLRSAGINDPKPMTNGEADEIVPKLEKSMSKLRMHEDEVLDFSELDTLETEINNLKGQVDSYKKQAEDYTNKYNEVNQKLIVAENSASEWELRSNYYEKKFKALQKEHCIELPDIEIVGVQTDPIDFTPPPPSSPTEDDDRIPFPMPSKSGSRRSFASSVHKMESFKEEEEDDEDDDEEEEETEEESEESEEETEEEDEEKAAEKRAQNAARRLERDIKLMTNKLNNIKSKEERTREERKTIRDRMIKCCHDMKAEREMYFKTKRELDEMASAFKASDDEDDSSEDEDDSDDSDDSDEEEVPRKKEEGEEWWLDDTTKKPIKLKKKKKKKLDANGEEEKDSEQLPDIQEPVWSESEQEESEVDDEKNDSEKRLTKLKTRTQKHEQKHATLRKDVSALKTKLEHSEELLAAEKRRRQRLDEELHIMLAELS, encoded by the exons GCCTCCTAAAGGATCAGGAATTCGAGAGCCTTCAAAATCTGAAAGTCCTGGTTCTGAGCGTCAGTGGCAAGGAGACTCTTGGAGGCGACCCAATCGCTGGGACCAGTCACCACAAACTCCGACACAGCAGTCCATGCCTTCCACACCACAACCTGTCCAGTCTGCAGAGCCACAAGCAAATCTTGTCAGG GACTTGAACTACTTTCCCTATTGGGACAATGATCCACCAGACCAGAGTCCTGAGGGG GAGCCTCCAGTCAACAGCACTATGTCAGTGCATGCAGGTGATGGTGACACCTTGACTGGG AGTGAGAATCCAACTCCATGGAGGAAGAGTAGCCAACATAGG AATGAAAGTCCTGTAGCTTCACAACCTCAACACAAATCAACTTTA ACCTGGACTCCAGTTCAGCCAGCAACAGACAGCAAACAACAGCAA CAAGCAAACACAAATCCTCCAGCAAAAATGTCAGCTACAGTGCTCAGAAAAAGGAGTGCTGACCCACCACTTGCCCCACAGAATGAATGTGTAACTAGGGTCAGCCAAGGTCAGACAGACCAGGGAGAGAACAGGGAAGTAAGGCAGCCACAGCAGATAAGAACACGGAAAATAGACACTGAACCTCAGAATGACAGAAACTCTACAGATAATAATACAAAGAACAAGCAGGAAGCTACTGATGCACGTCCACCCATAAAAAGATGGAGGAGCAGGGATGAAACAAATCCTGTGAAACCCAGGGATGATTtaacagacagaaaaaatatatttcagaGGGAAAACAGCAGAGATGAAGAGCGTTtcagacaagaaagagaaaaaagggaagagctgagaaataaaagagatgaacttaggagaagagaacaaactgaaagagaaaagagagaggaactaCGAAAGACGGAAcaggaaaaagaacaggaaaacagaAGTTCAATAGATGATATACGCAAaagacatgaaagagagagagaagaactgaGGCGATTacaggaggaaagagacagacaggaagcaCAAATGAGACAGAAATCAGAAAGAGACAAGATAGTCAATCagcaaatgaatgaaaaggCTGAGAAAGATAAGCAAACAGGACTAAATAATCAGAATAAACCACTTTTAAGAAAGACTAGTAGACCTGAGCCTGAAGAAGTGTTGAGGAAGACCAGTCGACCTGAGCCTGAAGTACTGAGAAAGACAAGTCAGCTGGAACCTGAACAACTGTTACGGAAGACCAGTCGTCCTGAGCCTGAAGAGGTGTTGAGAAAGACTAGTAAACCTGAGCCTGAAGTACTGAGAAAGACCAGTCGACCTGAGCctgaagaaagagtgagaaaaacaaGTCATCCAGAGCCTGAACGAATGCTTAAGAAAACCAGTCGACCTGAGCCTGAAGAAGTGCTGAGAAAAACCAGTAGACCAGAGCCTGAAGGACTCAGGAAGACCAGTAAACCAGAGCCTGAAGGATTACTGAGAAAAACTAGCAAAATTGAGCCTGAAGAAGTGTTGAGAAAGACCAGTAAATTAGAGCCAGAGGGACTACTGAGAAAAACTAGTCGGCCAGAACCGGAAGGAACACTGAGGAAAATTAGTAAACCAGAGTCTGAAGGGGCACAAAGAAAGACTAGCCAACCTGAACCTGAAAGAGTATTGCGAAAAACAAGTGGTCAAGAAACTTCAGAAGCTCCCAGGAAGACAAGTAATCAAGAACCTGATAAAATGTGCAGAAAAACTAGCACTGAGCAAATGCTAAAAAGGAGCAGTAAACAAGAGCCTGAAGAATTACTGGGGAAAACTAGTAAACAAGAGAGTGATAATGAAGAGCCAGAATGCTTGCAGGACAGAGTAAGTAGGTTTGGTGTACAGCTAAGATCCAGGAAGCAGtcaaatccaccaccaccacctaaagGACCTCTTCCCTCTGAAAGTGAAGAAGACTTGGCTCTCATGAATGACAAGAATAAGTTGTCTAATATCAAAAATAAATGGgagtcaaaaatacaaaatgaaaatgaacagAGAGATAGAAGGCGAAGTTTGACCCAAAAACCtaataaaatggaaaatgaaacaaGTAGGAAGGAGTCCATGATTGAAAACAAACCAGAAAGTAGAGTTGAAACAAATGAAACAGAGAAGAAACCCATTAAAAATTCCCAAACAGCTCCTGGAAAACAACTAACTCAGGATCAAAAAGATACCCAAAGTAAAGAAGGCTTGCAAGGTAAAAAGGATCCTTCAAACAAGCTGGTAATGCATCCTACTGATCAAAAAGAGAGAGCTTCAGAAAAACCAaaggataaagatgaaaaagacaGTACAGAAAAAGTAAAGCAAGGTTTATTTTTCCAAGATATCAAATTAAAGAAAGCTAAAACAAATATTCCTGAAAAAACAAGACCAGAAAACAAAAACTTTCTTGAAGAAGTCAAATTACGGAAGGTTGAGACAAAACCGCGTCCTGTTCACCGT GTAAATAGTGTAGTAGAGTTCTCAGATGATGAGGATGACTTCTTAGAAGAAAGA GAAACACCACAGCCCACTCCTCAGACCAACACTCCG GATGAAGGCTCAGgacctcccccacctcccccaatGCCTggactgccaccaccaccaccacctcagcctGGGAGCCACCCAAAGAGACCAACTTCTGCTGTCAAGAAACAAAAACTTGACCAACTTAAAAAGGCCGCCCGATCACGACCTGATTGGAATGGTCTACTGCGAGATATTGAG AGTGGTATTAAGCTTCGACGCTTGCCCTCCTGTGACAAAATGGACAGATCCACCCCTATGCTTCCAAACTCCAGAGGGAAAGGTGGCAAG TTCGTCTATGAATCAGAGAAGCCCATGGCCCACAATCAGTTGCTTCATGAAATTCATCGAGGTGTGAAGTTGCGTAAGGTCAAGACCAATGACAGGAGCAAGCCATGCTTCAAGGCTCTAG gtgTGAAGAAACTTCGCCGTCAACTTACtatggaaaacatcaacaaactGGAGAGCATTCCATCCTCCtcagatgaggaagaagatatTGATAAGATGAGGGATGACCTGCAGGCTACCAAAGGACAGCTTGAAGATGAGattaagaatagaaagaaactgGAAAGAGAAAGCAAGATTTATAAAATTGACATAGCTGCTTTACAAGCAGAAGTAAAAAGGCTGAAAAGACAACTAAGAAGTGCAGGCATTAATGATCCAAAGCCAATGACTAATGGTGAAGCAGATGAAATTGTGCCAAAATTAGAAAAATCCATGAGTAAATTACGAATGCATGAAGATGAAGTTTTGGACTTCTCTGAATTAGATACATTAGAGACTGAAATTAATAACCTTAAAGGTCAAGTAGATTCATACAAGAAACAAGCTGAGGActatacaaataaatacaatgaagtTAACCAAAAGTTAATTGTAGCTGAAAATTCTGCTTCAGAATGGGAGCTCCGTAGCAACTATTATGAAAAGAAATTCAAGGCCTTGCAGAAGGAACACTGCATTGAGCTCCCAGATATAGAAATTGTTGGTGTACAGACAGATCCTATAGATtttactccaccaccaccttcatcaccgaCAGAGGATGATGATAGGATACCTTTCCCCATGCCATCAAAATCAGGTTCCCGCAGAAGCTTTGCTTCATCAGTTCATAAAATGGAGAGctttaaagaggaggaagaggatgatgaagatgatgatgaggaggaggaggaaactgaagaAGAATCTGAAGAAtctgaagaagaaacagaagaggaagatgaagagaaagcaGCAGAGAAAAGAGCTCAAAATGCTGCACGAAGATTAGAAAGAGACATCAAGCTGATGACTAACAAACTTAATAACATAAAgtccaaagaagaaagaacacgagaggaaagaaagacaataagGGACAGAATGATAAAATGTTGTCATGACATGAAGGCTGAACGAGAGATGTACTTTAAAACTAAGAGAGAACTTGATGAAATGGCATCAGCTTTCAAAGCAtctgatgatgaagatgacagtagtgaagatgaagatgattcTGATGATTCTGATGATTCTGATGAGGAGGAAGTTcctaggaagaaagaagagggtgaAGAATGGTGGCTTGATGATACCACCAAAAAGCCAATAAAacttaagaagaaaaagaaaaagaaacttgatgctaatggagaagaggaaaaagattcTGAACAATTGCCTGATATACAAGAACCTGTGTGGAGTGAGTCTGAGCAAGAAGAGAGTGAGGTggatgatgaaaagaatgacAGTGAGAAAAGATTGACTAAACTTAAAACTAGAACACAAAAGCATGAGCAAAAACATGCCACTCTCAGGAAGGATGTAAGTGCTCTGAAGACTAAGTTAGAACATTCTGAAGAATTGCTTGCTGCAGAGAAGCGGAGACGCCAAAGATTGGATGAGGAACTTCACATTATGTTGGCTGAGTTATCATAG
- the LOC135110966 gene encoding trichohyalin-like isoform X20: MVSAHNWRLACIACPSLPVLYALTSSDLETDATLLITDNRAYGWPPKGSGIREPSKSESPGSERQWQGDSWRRPNRWDQSPQTPTQQSMPSTPQPVQSAEPQANLVRDLNYFPYWDNDPPDQSPEGEPPVNSTMSVHAGDGDTLTGSENPTPWRKSSQHRNESPVASQPQHKSTLTWTPVQPATDSKQQQQANTNPPAKMSATVLRKRSADPPLAPQNECVTRVSQGQTDQGENREVRQPQQIRTRKIDTEPQNDRNSTDNNTKNKQEATDARPPIKRWRSRDETNPVKPRDDLTDRKNIFQRENSRDEERFRQEREKREELRNKRDELRRREQTEREKREELRKTEQEKEQENRSSIDDIRKRHEREREELRRLQEERDRQEAQMRQKSERDKIVNQQMNEKAEKDKQTGLNNQNKPLLRKTSRPEPEEVLRKTSRPEPEVLRKTSQLEPEQLLRKTSRPEPEEVLRKTSKPEPEVLRKTSRPEPEERVRKTSHPEPERMLKKTSRPEPEEVLRKTSRPEPEGLRKTSKPEPEGLLRKTSKIEPEEVLRKTSKLEPEGLLRKTSRPEPEGTLRKISKPESEGAQRKTSQPEPERVLRKTSGQETSEAPRKTSNQEPDKMCRKTSTEQMLKRSSKQEPEELLGKTSKQESDNEEPECLQDRVSRFGVQLRSRKQSNPPPPPKGPLPSESEEDLALMNDKNKLSNIKNKWESKIQNENEQRDRRRSLTQKPNKMENETSRKESMIENKPESRVETNETEKKPIKNSQTAPGKQLTQDQKDTQSKEGLQGKKDPSNKLVMHPTDQKERASEKPKDKDEKDSTEKVKQGLFFQDIKLKKAKTNIPEKTRPENKNFLEEVKLRKVETKPRPVHRVNSVVEFSDDEDDFLEERSEESDTESESEDSEEETDEDEETSEEESEEEEEEEEEEEKQTKIDNKAKKTETPQPTPQTNTPSNNTLESPVPWWEQPQDAGSNNTLESPVPWWEQPQDAGSNNALESPVPWWEQPQDAREWSPGSPVFKKDVFESMKVQSQPPPPPPPPSSKKQKDEGSGPPPPPPMPGLPPPPPPQPGSHPKRPTSAVKKQKLDQLKKAARSRPDWNGLLRDIESGIKLRRLPSCDKMDRSTPMLPNSRGKGGKFVYESEKPMAHNQLLHEIHRGVKLRKVKTNDRSKPCFKALGVKKLRRQLTMENINKLESIPSSSDEEEDIDKMRDDLQATKGQLEDEIKNRKKLERESKIYKIDIAALQAEVKRLKRQLRSAGINDPKPMTNGEADEIVPKLEKSMSKLRMHEDEVLDFSELDTLETEINNLKGQVDSYKKQAEDYTNKYNEVNQKLIVAENSASEWELRSNYYEKKFKALQKEHCIELPDIEIVGVQTDPIDFTPPPPSSPTEDDDRIPFPMPSKSGSRRSFASSVHKMESFKEEEEDDEDDDEEEEETEEESEESEEETEEEDEEKAAEKRAQNAARRLERDIKLMTNKLNNIKSKEERTREERKTIRDRMIKCCHDMKAEREMYFKTKRELDEMASAFKASDDEDDSSEDEDDSDDSDDSDEEEVPRKKEEGEEWWLDDTTKKPIKLKKKKKKKLDANGEEEKDSEQLPDIQEPVWSESEQEESEVDDEKNDSEKRLTKLKTRTQKHEQKHATLRKDVSALKTKLEHSEELLAAEKRRRQRLDEELHIMLAELS; encoded by the exons GCCTCCTAAAGGATCAGGAATTCGAGAGCCTTCAAAATCTGAAAGTCCTGGTTCTGAGCGTCAGTGGCAAGGAGACTCTTGGAGGCGACCCAATCGCTGGGACCAGTCACCACAAACTCCGACACAGCAGTCCATGCCTTCCACACCACAACCTGTCCAGTCTGCAGAGCCACAAGCAAATCTTGTCAGG GACTTGAACTACTTTCCCTATTGGGACAATGATCCACCAGACCAGAGTCCTGAGGGG GAGCCTCCAGTCAACAGCACTATGTCAGTGCATGCAGGTGATGGTGACACCTTGACTGGG AGTGAGAATCCAACTCCATGGAGGAAGAGTAGCCAACATAGG AATGAAAGTCCTGTAGCTTCACAACCTCAACACAAATCAACTTTA ACCTGGACTCCAGTTCAGCCAGCAACAGACAGCAAACAACAGCAA CAAGCAAACACAAATCCTCCAGCAAAAATGTCAGCTACAGTGCTCAGAAAAAGGAGTGCTGACCCACCACTTGCCCCACAGAATGAATGTGTAACTAGGGTCAGCCAAGGTCAGACAGACCAGGGAGAGAACAGGGAAGTAAGGCAGCCACAGCAGATAAGAACACGGAAAATAGACACTGAACCTCAGAATGACAGAAACTCTACAGATAATAATACAAAGAACAAGCAGGAAGCTACTGATGCACGTCCACCCATAAAAAGATGGAGGAGCAGGGATGAAACAAATCCTGTGAAACCCAGGGATGATTtaacagacagaaaaaatatatttcagaGGGAAAACAGCAGAGATGAAGAGCGTTtcagacaagaaagagaaaaaagggaagagctgagaaataaaagagatgaacttaggagaagagaacaaactgaaagagaaaagagagaggaactaCGAAAGACGGAAcaggaaaaagaacaggaaaacagaAGTTCAATAGATGATATACGCAAaagacatgaaagagagagagaagaactgaGGCGATTacaggaggaaagagacagacaggaagcaCAAATGAGACAGAAATCAGAAAGAGACAAGATAGTCAATCagcaaatgaatgaaaaggCTGAGAAAGATAAGCAAACAGGACTAAATAATCAGAATAAACCACTTTTAAGAAAGACTAGTAGACCTGAGCCTGAAGAAGTGTTGAGGAAGACCAGTCGACCTGAGCCTGAAGTACTGAGAAAGACAAGTCAGCTGGAACCTGAACAACTGTTACGGAAGACCAGTCGTCCTGAGCCTGAAGAGGTGTTGAGAAAGACTAGTAAACCTGAGCCTGAAGTACTGAGAAAGACCAGTCGACCTGAGCctgaagaaagagtgagaaaaacaaGTCATCCAGAGCCTGAACGAATGCTTAAGAAAACCAGTCGACCTGAGCCTGAAGAAGTGCTGAGAAAAACCAGTAGACCAGAGCCTGAAGGACTCAGGAAGACCAGTAAACCAGAGCCTGAAGGATTACTGAGAAAAACTAGCAAAATTGAGCCTGAAGAAGTGTTGAGAAAGACCAGTAAATTAGAGCCAGAGGGACTACTGAGAAAAACTAGTCGGCCAGAACCGGAAGGAACACTGAGGAAAATTAGTAAACCAGAGTCTGAAGGGGCACAAAGAAAGACTAGCCAACCTGAACCTGAAAGAGTATTGCGAAAAACAAGTGGTCAAGAAACTTCAGAAGCTCCCAGGAAGACAAGTAATCAAGAACCTGATAAAATGTGCAGAAAAACTAGCACTGAGCAAATGCTAAAAAGGAGCAGTAAACAAGAGCCTGAAGAATTACTGGGGAAAACTAGTAAACAAGAGAGTGATAATGAAGAGCCAGAATGCTTGCAGGACAGAGTAAGTAGGTTTGGTGTACAGCTAAGATCCAGGAAGCAGtcaaatccaccaccaccacctaaagGACCTCTTCCCTCTGAAAGTGAAGAAGACTTGGCTCTCATGAATGACAAGAATAAGTTGTCTAATATCAAAAATAAATGGgagtcaaaaatacaaaatgaaaatgaacagAGAGATAGAAGGCGAAGTTTGACCCAAAAACCtaataaaatggaaaatgaaacaaGTAGGAAGGAGTCCATGATTGAAAACAAACCAGAAAGTAGAGTTGAAACAAATGAAACAGAGAAGAAACCCATTAAAAATTCCCAAACAGCTCCTGGAAAACAACTAACTCAGGATCAAAAAGATACCCAAAGTAAAGAAGGCTTGCAAGGTAAAAAGGATCCTTCAAACAAGCTGGTAATGCATCCTACTGATCAAAAAGAGAGAGCTTCAGAAAAACCAaaggataaagatgaaaaagacaGTACAGAAAAAGTAAAGCAAGGTTTATTTTTCCAAGATATCAAATTAAAGAAAGCTAAAACAAATATTCCTGAAAAAACAAGACCAGAAAACAAAAACTTTCTTGAAGAAGTCAAATTACGGAAGGTTGAGACAAAACCGCGTCCTGTTCACCGT GTAAATAGTGTAGTAGAGTTCTCAGATGATGAGGATGACTTCTTAGAAGAAAGA AGTGAAGAATCTGATACAGAATCAGAGTCAGAGGACTCAGAAGAGGAAACTGATGAAGACGAGGAAACATCAGAAGAagaatcagaggaggaggaggaggaggaggaggaggaggagaaacaaacaaaaatagataataaggCTAAGAAGACT GAAACACCACAGCCCACTCCTCAGACCAACACTCCG TCTAACAATACTCTGGAAAGTCCTGTTCCATGGTGGGAACAACCTCAGGATGCAGGG TCTAACAATACTCTGGAAAGTCCTGTTCCATGGTGGGAACAACCTCAGGATGCAGGG TCTAACAATGCTCTGGAAAGTCCTGTTCCATGGTGGGAACAACCTCAGGATGCCAGG GAATGGAGTCCAGGTTCACCAGTTTTCAAGAAAGATGTGTTTGAGAGTATG AAGGTGCAATCCCAgccaccaccccctccaccaccaccatcatctaaaaaacaaaaa GATGAAGGCTCAGgacctcccccacctcccccaatGCCTggactgccaccaccaccaccacctcagcctGGGAGCCACCCAAAGAGACCAACTTCTGCTGTCAAGAAACAAAAACTTGACCAACTTAAAAAGGCCGCCCGATCACGACCTGATTGGAATGGTCTACTGCGAGATATTGAG AGTGGTATTAAGCTTCGACGCTTGCCCTCCTGTGACAAAATGGACAGATCCACCCCTATGCTTCCAAACTCCAGAGGGAAAGGTGGCAAG TTCGTCTATGAATCAGAGAAGCCCATGGCCCACAATCAGTTGCTTCATGAAATTCATCGAGGTGTGAAGTTGCGTAAGGTCAAGACCAATGACAGGAGCAAGCCATGCTTCAAGGCTCTAG gtgTGAAGAAACTTCGCCGTCAACTTACtatggaaaacatcaacaaactGGAGAGCATTCCATCCTCCtcagatgaggaagaagatatTGATAAGATGAGGGATGACCTGCAGGCTACCAAAGGACAGCTTGAAGATGAGattaagaatagaaagaaactgGAAAGAGAAAGCAAGATTTATAAAATTGACATAGCTGCTTTACAAGCAGAAGTAAAAAGGCTGAAAAGACAACTAAGAAGTGCAGGCATTAATGATCCAAAGCCAATGACTAATGGTGAAGCAGATGAAATTGTGCCAAAATTAGAAAAATCCATGAGTAAATTACGAATGCATGAAGATGAAGTTTTGGACTTCTCTGAATTAGATACATTAGAGACTGAAATTAATAACCTTAAAGGTCAAGTAGATTCATACAAGAAACAAGCTGAGGActatacaaataaatacaatgaagtTAACCAAAAGTTAATTGTAGCTGAAAATTCTGCTTCAGAATGGGAGCTCCGTAGCAACTATTATGAAAAGAAATTCAAGGCCTTGCAGAAGGAACACTGCATTGAGCTCCCAGATATAGAAATTGTTGGTGTACAGACAGATCCTATAGATtttactccaccaccaccttcatcaccgaCAGAGGATGATGATAGGATACCTTTCCCCATGCCATCAAAATCAGGTTCCCGCAGAAGCTTTGCTTCATCAGTTCATAAAATGGAGAGctttaaagaggaggaagaggatgatgaagatgatgatgaggaggaggaggaaactgaagaAGAATCTGAAGAAtctgaagaagaaacagaagaggaagatgaagagaaagcaGCAGAGAAAAGAGCTCAAAATGCTGCACGAAGATTAGAAAGAGACATCAAGCTGATGACTAACAAACTTAATAACATAAAgtccaaagaagaaagaacacgagaggaaagaaagacaataagGGACAGAATGATAAAATGTTGTCATGACATGAAGGCTGAACGAGAGATGTACTTTAAAACTAAGAGAGAACTTGATGAAATGGCATCAGCTTTCAAAGCAtctgatgatgaagatgacagtagtgaagatgaagatgattcTGATGATTCTGATGATTCTGATGAGGAGGAAGTTcctaggaagaaagaagagggtgaAGAATGGTGGCTTGATGATACCACCAAAAAGCCAATAAAacttaagaagaaaaagaaaaagaaacttgatgctaatggagaagaggaaaaagattcTGAACAATTGCCTGATATACAAGAACCTGTGTGGAGTGAGTCTGAGCAAGAAGAGAGTGAGGTggatgatgaaaagaatgacAGTGAGAAAAGATTGACTAAACTTAAAACTAGAACACAAAAGCATGAGCAAAAACATGCCACTCTCAGGAAGGATGTAAGTGCTCTGAAGACTAAGTTAGAACATTCTGAAGAATTGCTTGCTGCAGAGAAGCGGAGACGCCAAAGATTGGATGAGGAACTTCACATTATGTTGGCTGAGTTATCATAG